The following proteins are encoded in a genomic region of Thunnus maccoyii chromosome 8, fThuMac1.1, whole genome shotgun sequence:
- the spon2a gene encoding spondin-2a yields the protein MSSEHLACGWLQQLLIVLLKLCLTFAGPLRPLNGTECTAKGPASYILVFTGHWSPQAFPKQYPLFRPPAQWSKFLAVSHNRHFRLWEEGAPASAGVQNFAEIGVTVELMKAAKEARKRRTVGAMYRTAGIPNGIGHSSTELLMQPRSSLLSLMVKMIPSPDWFVGVDSLNLCEGSQWKQEVTIDLQPYDAGTDSGFTFSSPNFPSSPRENITKITSQMPNHPANSFYYPRLKELPPIASIKIMRQSRSPDRQTPMSNHILPNSINHQHFSATPLDCEVSLWSSWGLCLGPCSKGGVRHRTRYILLRPANAGVPCPELEEQAECVPHSCMKLQ from the exons ATGTCATCAGAACACCTGGCCTGTGGttggctgcagcagctgctcattGTGCTTTTGAAGCTTTGCCTCACTTTTGCTGGGCCTCTGCGACCACTCAATGGGACAGAATGCACAGCCAAGGGTCCTGCTTCCTACATCCTGGTCTTTACTGGTCACTGGAGCCCGCAGGCCTTCCCAAAGCAGTATCCGCTGTTCCGGCCCCCTGCACAGTGGTCCAAATTCCTAG cGGTGAGCCATAATCGCCATTTTCGTCTGTGGGAGGAGGGAGCTCCAGCCAGTGCAGGGGTGCAGAACTTTGCTGAAATCGGGGTCACGGTGGAGCTAATGAAGGCAGCCAAAGAGGCAAGAAAGAGACGCACGGTTGGCGCCATGTACCGAACAGCCGGCATCCCTAATGGCATCGGGCACAGCTCCACCGAGCTGCTCATGCAGCCCCGGAGCTCACTG CTGTCTCTGATGGTGAAGATGATCCCCAGCCCTGACTGGTTTGTTGGTGTGGACAGCCTCAACCTTTGCGAAGGCAGCcagtggaaacaggaagtgaccaTTGACCTCCAACCTTATGATGCGGGGACAGACAGTGGATTCACTTTCTCCTCTCCCAACTTCCCCAGCAGCCCCCGAGAAAACATCACAAAG ATCACGTCTCAGATGCCAAACCACCCAGCCAACTCCTTCTACTACCCACGTCTAAAGGAGCTTCCACCAATCGCCAGCATAAAGATCATGAGGCAGAGCAGATCACCTGACCGTCAGACCCCCATGTCTAATCATATTCTGCCAAACTCTATCAATCATCAGCACTTCTCAG CGACACCACTGGACTGCGAAGTGTCTCTCTGGTCATCCTGGGGTTTGTGTCTGGGTCCCTGCTCCAAAGGCGGTGTTCGTCACCGCACACGCTACATCCTCTTGCGGCCGGCCAATGCTGGCGTCCCTTGCCCTGAGCTGGAGGAACAGGCTGAATGCGTACCACACAGCTGTATGAAACTCCAGTAG